A genomic stretch from Natronomonas gomsonensis includes:
- a CDS encoding V-type ATP synthase subunit C: MSVKTEGSSNYEYVTARVRARRAKLFGDDDYRKLVRMGPGEIARFMEETEYETEMNALGARHSGVDLVEYALNRNLAKHFEDLLRWSEGSLYGYIARYLRKFDAWNVKTVIRGIYTESDRSDIEDDLIRTGEFSERLLDRLVDASSIEEAIELLDTTIFGGPLEDAYSDFERDGVLVPLENAVDRAFYGHLLDDLPSAEPDSPTALVREFLEAEIDFRNLRNGLRIARSGADIDPAAYFIDGGRLFDPEELRQLASNDEELVARIREGPYGDDLDVALEELEDADSLIQFEHALDAALLEYSGKLSNRYPLSVCPVLSYILAKEREVENIRAVARGREAGLSVEEIEEELVIQ, from the coding sequence ATGAGCGTCAAAACCGAAGGGAGTTCGAACTACGAATACGTCACGGCACGAGTGCGCGCTCGCCGGGCGAAACTGTTCGGCGACGACGACTACCGGAAACTGGTCCGGATGGGCCCCGGCGAGATAGCCCGCTTCATGGAGGAGACGGAGTACGAAACCGAGATGAACGCCTTGGGTGCACGACACTCGGGCGTCGACTTGGTCGAGTACGCGCTGAACCGGAACCTCGCGAAGCACTTCGAGGACCTGCTGCGGTGGTCCGAGGGGAGTCTGTACGGCTACATCGCCCGCTACCTCCGGAAGTTCGACGCGTGGAACGTGAAGACGGTCATCCGGGGCATCTACACGGAGTCCGACCGGAGCGACATCGAGGACGACCTCATTCGCACCGGCGAGTTCTCCGAGCGTCTGCTCGACCGTCTCGTCGACGCATCGAGCATCGAGGAGGCCATCGAACTGTTGGACACCACCATCTTCGGCGGGCCGCTCGAAGATGCCTACAGCGACTTCGAGCGCGACGGCGTGTTGGTGCCGCTGGAGAACGCGGTCGACCGCGCCTTCTACGGACACCTGCTCGACGACTTGCCGAGCGCCGAACCGGACTCGCCGACGGCGCTGGTTCGTGAGTTCCTCGAAGCGGAAATCGACTTCCGGAACCTCCGGAACGGCCTGCGTATCGCACGTAGTGGTGCCGACATCGACCCCGCCGCGTACTTCATCGACGGCGGTCGACTGTTCGACCCCGAGGAACTCCGACAGTTGGCGAGCAACGACGAGGAGCTCGTCGCCCGCATCCGGGAGGGTCCCTACGGGGACGACCTCGATGTGGCACTCGAGGAACTGGAGGACGCCGACAGTCTCATCCAGTTCGAACACGCCCTCGACGCGGCGCTGTTGGAGTACTCCGGGAAGCTCTCGAATCGCTACCCGCTGTCGGTGTGCCCGGTGCTCTCGTACATCCTCGCAAAGGAGCGCGAGGTCGAGAACATCCGTGCCGTCGCCCGAGGGCGGGAGGCTGGTCTCTCCGTCGAGGAAATCGAGGAGGAACTGGTGATACAATGA
- a CDS encoding V-type ATP synthase subunit F: MSQEIAVVGSPDFTTGFRLAGVRRFESITDDEKDERLDDAVEEVLDDEGVGIVVMHDDDVADLSRTVRQRVETSVEPVVVTLGGGTGSGNLREQIKRAIGIDLMEE; encoded by the coding sequence ATGAGTCAGGAAATCGCCGTCGTCGGCAGTCCGGACTTCACGACGGGGTTCCGACTGGCCGGCGTTCGTCGCTTCGAGAGCATCACCGACGACGAGAAAGACGAGCGCCTTGACGACGCCGTCGAGGAGGTACTCGACGACGAAGGCGTCGGCATCGTCGTGATGCACGACGACGACGTTGCGGACCTCTCACGTACAGTTCGACAGCGAGTCGAAACGAGTGTCGAACCGGTCGTGGTCACCCTGGGTGGCGGCACCGGTTCGGGCAATCTGCGCGAGCAGATCAAACGCGCCATCGGCATCGACCTGATGGAAGAATAA
- a CDS encoding ATP synthase subunit A, which translates to MSQATATETTSEGVIESVSGPVVTAVDLDARMNDVVYVGEEGLMGEVIEIEGNLTTIQVYEETSDVAPGEPVANTGEPLSVDLGPGMMDSIYDGVQRPLDVLEEQMGAFLDRGVDAPGIDLEKTWEFTPEVEEGDEVSSGDVVGIVPETESIDHKVLVPPDYEGGEVTSIESGNFTVDETVAELDNGEEIQMRQEWPVREPRPTVEKETPTTPLVSGQRVLDGLFPIAKGGTAAIPGPFGSGKTVTQHQLAKWADADIVVYVGCGERGNEMTEVIEDFPELEDPKTGKPLMSRTCLIANTSNMPVAARESCVYTGITIAEYYRDMGYDVALMADSTSRWAEAMREISSRLEEMPGEEGYPAYLAARLSEFYERAGKFQNINGSEGSISVIGAVSPPGGDFSEPVTQNTLRIVKCFWALDADLAERRHFPSINWNESYSLYKEQLDPWWRENVHEEFPEVRQWAVDVLDEEAELQEIVQLVGKDALPEDQQLTLEVARYIREGWLQQNAFHDVDTYCEPEKTYLMLTAIQHFNDEAFDALEAGVPVEEIIDVDAVPKLNRMNTQEDFEAYISELKDDLSDQLREKY; encoded by the coding sequence ATGAGCCAAGCTACTGCAACTGAAACCACGAGTGAGGGCGTCATCGAGAGCGTCAGCGGTCCGGTCGTGACCGCTGTCGACCTCGACGCCCGCATGAACGACGTCGTCTACGTCGGCGAAGAGGGCCTGATGGGCGAGGTCATCGAAATCGAGGGGAACCTCACCACCATCCAGGTGTACGAGGAGACCTCCGACGTCGCCCCCGGCGAACCGGTCGCCAACACGGGCGAACCGCTGTCCGTCGACCTCGGACCCGGCATGATGGACAGTATTTACGACGGTGTCCAGCGTCCGCTGGACGTCCTCGAAGAGCAGATGGGGGCGTTCCTCGACCGCGGCGTCGACGCACCCGGCATCGACCTCGAGAAGACCTGGGAGTTCACTCCCGAGGTCGAGGAGGGTGACGAGGTATCCTCCGGCGACGTCGTCGGCATCGTTCCCGAAACCGAGAGCATCGACCACAAGGTGCTCGTCCCGCCGGACTACGAGGGTGGCGAAGTGACGTCCATCGAGTCGGGTAACTTCACCGTCGACGAGACGGTCGCCGAACTCGACAACGGCGAGGAGATTCAGATGCGACAGGAGTGGCCGGTCCGAGAGCCGCGCCCCACCGTCGAAAAGGAGACGCCGACGACCCCCCTCGTCTCGGGTCAGCGCGTCCTTGACGGCCTGTTCCCCATCGCGAAAGGTGGGACGGCCGCCATTCCGGGTCCGTTCGGGTCCGGGAAGACGGTCACCCAGCACCAACTCGCCAAGTGGGCCGATGCGGACATCGTCGTCTACGTCGGCTGTGGCGAGCGTGGCAACGAGATGACGGAAGTCATCGAGGACTTCCCGGAACTGGAAGACCCCAAGACCGGCAAGCCGCTCATGTCCCGGACGTGTCTCATTGCGAACACGTCCAACATGCCCGTCGCGGCGCGTGAGTCCTGTGTGTACACGGGCATCACCATCGCCGAGTACTACCGCGACATGGGCTACGACGTGGCGCTGATGGCCGACTCCACCTCGCGGTGGGCCGAGGCCATGCGTGAAATCTCCTCGCGGCTGGAGGAGATGCCCGGTGAGGAGGGCTACCCCGCTTATCTCGCCGCGCGCCTCTCGGAGTTCTACGAGCGGGCCGGCAAGTTCCAGAACATCAACGGCAGCGAGGGCTCGATTTCGGTTATTGGGGCCGTCTCGCCGCCGGGCGGTGACTTCTCGGAGCCGGTCACCCAGAACACCCTGCGTATCGTGAAGTGCTTCTGGGCGCTGGACGCCGACCTCGCGGAACGTCGGCACTTCCCGTCTATCAACTGGAACGAGTCGTACTCGCTGTACAAAGAACAGCTCGACCCGTGGTGGCGGGAGAACGTCCACGAGGAGTTCCCCGAAGTGCGACAGTGGGCCGTCGACGTCCTCGACGAGGAGGCCGAACTGCAGGAAATCGTCCAACTCGTCGGGAAGGACGCCCTGCCGGAAGACCAACAGCTCACGCTTGAGGTCGCCCGCTACATCCGAGAGGGGTGGCTCCAGCAGAACGCCTTCCACGACGTGGACACCTACTGTGAGCCCGAGAAGACCTACCTCATGCTGACGGCGATTCAGCACTTCAACGACGAGGCCTTCGACGCGCTCGAAGCCGGCGTCCCCGTCGAGGAAATCATCGACGTCGACGCCGTGCCGAAGTTGAACCGCATGAACACCCAAGAGGACTTCGAAGCCTACATCAGCGAGCTGAAAGACGACCTCAGCGACCAGCTTCGGGAGAAGTACTGA
- a CDS encoding ATP synthase subunit B, with the protein MQKEYKTITEISGPLVFAEIDEPVGYDEIVEIETPSGETRRGQVLETTSEYVAIQVFEGTSGIDRNSSVRFLGETLQMPLTEELLGRVLSGSGEPIDGGPEIEPDEERPIVGAAINPTAREYPEEFIQTGVSAVDGMNTLVRGQKLPIFSGSGLPHNDLALQIARQATVPEEEDGGDDEGSEFAVIFGAMGITAEEANEFMDDFERTGALERSVVFMNLADDPAVERTVTPRLALTTAEYLAFDKGYHVLVILTDMTNYCEALREIGAAREEVPGRRGYPGYMYTDLAQLYERAGRIEGREGSVTQIPILTMPGDDDTHPIPDLTGYITEGQIYIDRDLNSQGIEPPVNVLPSLSRLMDDGIGEGLTREDHADVSDQLYAAYAEGEDLRDLVNIVGREALSERDNKYLDFADAFETEFVQQGYDTNRDIDETLDLGWELLSELPKEELNRIDEELIEKYYVETEAAQTAD; encoded by the coding sequence ATGCAGAAGGAATACAAAACTATCACGGAGATTAGCGGCCCGCTGGTGTTCGCCGAAATCGACGAGCCCGTCGGCTACGACGAAATCGTCGAAATCGAGACGCCGAGCGGCGAGACGCGACGCGGACAGGTCCTCGAGACCACGTCCGAATACGTCGCGATTCAGGTGTTCGAGGGTACCTCGGGCATCGACCGCAACTCGTCGGTTCGGTTCCTCGGCGAGACCCTGCAGATGCCGCTGACCGAGGAGTTGCTCGGTCGCGTGCTGTCGGGGTCCGGCGAACCCATCGACGGCGGTCCGGAAATCGAACCCGACGAGGAACGACCAATCGTCGGTGCTGCGATTAACCCGACTGCTCGGGAGTATCCCGAGGAGTTCATTCAGACGGGTGTCTCTGCCGTCGACGGCATGAACACGCTGGTCCGCGGTCAGAAACTCCCCATCTTCTCTGGGTCGGGCCTGCCGCACAACGACCTCGCACTCCAGATTGCCCGACAGGCGACCGTCCCCGAAGAGGAAGACGGTGGCGACGACGAGGGCTCGGAGTTCGCAGTCATCTTCGGTGCGATGGGCATCACCGCCGAGGAGGCAAACGAGTTCATGGACGACTTCGAGCGCACCGGCGCGCTGGAGCGGTCGGTCGTCTTCATGAACCTCGCGGACGACCCCGCAGTCGAGCGGACGGTCACGCCGCGACTGGCGCTGACGACCGCCGAGTACCTCGCCTTCGACAAGGGGTATCACGTGCTCGTCATCCTGACGGACATGACCAACTACTGTGAGGCGCTGCGAGAAATCGGCGCCGCACGTGAGGAGGTCCCGGGCCGCCGTGGCTACCCCGGATACATGTACACGGACCTGGCCCAACTCTACGAGCGGGCCGGCCGCATCGAGGGGCGGGAGGGTTCGGTCACCCAGATTCCCATCCTCACGATGCCGGGCGACGACGACACTCACCCGATTCCGGACCTCACCGGGTACATCACCGAGGGCCAGATTTACATCGATCGTGACCTGAACAGTCAGGGTATCGAGCCGCCGGTGAACGTCTTGCCCAGCCTCTCGCGGCTGATGGACGACGGTATCGGCGAGGGCCTCACCCGCGAGGACCACGCCGACGTCTCCGACCAGCTGTATGCCGCTTACGCGGAGGGTGAGGACCTCCGTGACCTCGTGAACATCGTCGGTCGCGAGGCACTCAGCGAGCGTGACAACAAGTACCTCGACTTCGCGGACGCCTTCGAGACGGAGTTCGTCCAGCAGGGGTACGACACGAACCGCGACATCGACGAGACGCTCGACCTCGGCTGGGAACTCCTCAGCGAACTGCCGAAAGAGGAGCTCAACCGTATCGACGAGGAACTCATCGAGAAGTACTACGTCGAGACGGAAGCGGCCCAGACAGCCGACTGA
- a CDS encoding DUF7504 family protein: MSDSRLQRVPDDASTVLVRSPSIEGVTSACTGLSGRSERVLLVGYAGSNVEGLRTRLAERDADPPPVRELDVGTDVEPGDLTGLGIAIAESLGPDTAVCFDSLTAMLQYADRERSFQFLHALGERCASAGATAHYHLDPEATDETTVAALSTLVDAVVDTGAGTVSVRPELTEKD, translated from the coding sequence ATGTCGGATAGCCGCCTCCAGCGGGTGCCGGATGACGCCTCGACGGTTCTCGTTCGGTCACCCTCCATAGAGGGGGTCACGTCCGCCTGCACCGGCCTGTCGGGGCGGTCCGAGCGCGTTCTGCTCGTCGGGTATGCGGGTTCGAACGTCGAGGGGCTTCGAACGCGGTTGGCTGAACGTGACGCCGACCCGCCGCCGGTCCGGGAACTCGATGTCGGAACTGACGTCGAACCGGGCGATTTGACGGGGTTGGGAATCGCCATCGCCGAATCGTTGGGGCCGGACACTGCGGTGTGTTTCGACTCGCTGACGGCGATGTTGCAGTACGCCGACCGCGAGCGGTCGTTTCAGTTCCTTCACGCCCTCGGCGAGCGGTGTGCGTCCGCGGGCGCGACGGCGCATTACCATCTCGACCCCGAGGCGACCGACGAGACGACCGTGGCGGCGCTGTCGACGCTCGTGGACGCGGTCGTCGACACCGGGGCGGGAACGGTCTCGGTTCGGCCCGAACTAACTGAAAAAGATTAA
- a CDS encoding V-type ATP synthase subunit D, with translation MAKDVKPTRKNLMAIEDRIELSERGHDTLEKKRDGLIMEFMDILDQAQDVRSDLDDNYERAQRNINMARAMEGDVAVRGAAAALKEHPEITSQSKNIMGVVVPQIESTKVKKSLDQRGYGLVGTSARIDEAADAYEELLETIILAAEVETAMKKMLDEIEKTKRRVNALEFKLLPELHGAQEYIEQKLEEQEREEIFRMKKIKAKKEESEAEEAAEAAEAETEPVTADD, from the coding sequence ATGGCCAAGGACGTCAAACCGACGCGGAAGAACCTCATGGCTATCGAGGACCGCATCGAACTCTCCGAGCGGGGCCACGACACCCTCGAGAAGAAGCGAGACGGCCTCATCATGGAGTTCATGGACATCCTCGACCAGGCACAGGACGTCCGGTCGGACCTCGACGACAACTACGAGCGCGCCCAGCGGAACATCAACATGGCGCGGGCGATGGAGGGCGACGTGGCGGTTCGCGGCGCCGCCGCGGCGCTGAAGGAACACCCCGAAATCACTTCTCAGTCGAAGAACATCATGGGCGTCGTCGTCCCGCAAATCGAGTCGACGAAAGTGAAAAAGAGCCTCGACCAGCGTGGCTACGGACTCGTCGGTACGTCGGCGCGTATCGACGAGGCTGCCGACGCCTACGAGGAACTGCTGGAGACGATTATCCTCGCCGCCGAGGTCGAGACGGCGATGAAGAAGATGCTCGACGAAATCGAGAAGACCAAGCGTCGTGTCAACGCCCTCGAGTTCAAACTCCTCCCGGAACTGCACGGCGCCCAGGAGTACATCGAGCAGAAACTCGAAGAGCAGGAGCGCGAGGAAATCTTCCGGATGAAGAAAATCAAGGCGAAAAAGGAAGAGAGCGAAGCCGAAGAGGCCGCCGAAGCGGCTGAAGCCGAGACCGAACCGGTCACCGCAGACGACTGA
- a CDS encoding WS/DGAT/MGAT family O-acyltransferase — translation MTEREPISGADNAWRRIGSVTNLTTITGVLWFDDAITYEELCDRLEERLLRFDRFTQRIAGTDRPMRRPYWETLEDFDIETHITHVALPEPQDKAAFQRFVSGLMSHPLEESRPLWEAYLIDGAGGDDGNAVAFRINHSIGDGFALMYVLFGLVDDPDSVEMPMGIMPDPPSADAFSEESDDAVPNDSTGDASAGSKERGEKEGDEDGSGLSLGPDGPLQAAQLAGKAVKTGWNLLTQDDEAETSLRGDIGTAKRAGWTEEIDLETVRAIGRANDATINDVLLAALAGAFRRLLQERGEGVDGLELRTTVPVNLKPLDERDASLGNYFGLAFVPIPVGTADLNERIRIIHERMDAQKAGLEALMMYLTLSLGGHSPDPVLDWLMKQFENRATGVVTNVPGPVDTVEFAGKEVTDVMFWVPQANDQGIGISIFSYDGGVRVGIAADENLLPEPSKLGDAFEREIESLVADIE, via the coding sequence ATGACTGAACGGGAACCGATTTCGGGCGCGGACAACGCCTGGCGGCGCATCGGGTCGGTGACCAACCTGACGACGATAACTGGCGTGTTGTGGTTCGACGACGCCATCACCTACGAGGAACTGTGTGACCGCCTCGAGGAGCGACTGCTTCGTTTCGACCGGTTCACCCAACGTATCGCCGGCACCGACCGCCCGATGCGGCGGCCCTACTGGGAAACACTCGAGGACTTCGACATCGAGACGCACATCACTCACGTCGCGCTCCCGGAGCCACAGGACAAGGCGGCGTTTCAGCGCTTCGTCAGTGGACTGATGAGCCATCCTCTCGAGGAGTCTCGACCGCTGTGGGAGGCGTATCTCATCGACGGGGCCGGTGGCGATGACGGCAACGCCGTCGCGTTCCGAATCAATCACAGCATCGGCGACGGGTTCGCGCTGATGTACGTGCTGTTCGGGCTGGTCGACGACCCTGATTCGGTCGAGATGCCGATGGGTATCATGCCCGACCCGCCGAGTGCGGACGCTTTCTCCGAGGAATCCGACGACGCAGTCCCGAACGACTCGACAGGGGACGCGTCTGCTGGGTCGAAAGAACGGGGAGAGAAGGAAGGCGACGAGGACGGTTCGGGGCTCTCACTCGGTCCCGACGGCCCTCTCCAGGCGGCCCAACTCGCGGGGAAAGCCGTCAAGACTGGGTGGAACCTCCTGACACAGGACGACGAGGCTGAGACGTCACTTCGCGGTGACATCGGGACGGCCAAGCGGGCGGGATGGACCGAGGAAATCGACCTCGAAACGGTCCGTGCCATCGGCCGGGCCAACGACGCGACCATCAACGACGTGCTGTTGGCCGCACTCGCCGGGGCGTTCCGACGACTCTTGCAGGAACGCGGTGAGGGGGTCGACGGGCTCGAACTCCGGACGACGGTGCCGGTCAACCTCAAGCCGTTGGACGAGCGGGACGCCTCGCTGGGGAACTACTTCGGACTCGCCTTCGTTCCGATTCCGGTCGGCACCGCGGACTTGAACGAGCGGATTCGCATCATCCACGAGCGAATGGACGCCCAGAAGGCGGGTCTGGAGGCGCTCATGATGTACCTGACGCTGTCTCTCGGCGGGCACTCGCCGGACCCCGTGTTGGACTGGCTGATGAAGCAGTTTGAAAACCGCGCGACGGGCGTGGTGACGAACGTCCCCGGACCGGTCGACACCGTCGAGTTCGCCGGCAAGGAAGTGACTGACGTGATGTTCTGGGTCCCACAGGCCAACGACCAGGGCATCGGTATCAGTATCTTCAGCTACGATGGCGGCGTCCGCGTCGGCATCGCGGCCGACGAGAACCTCCTCCCGGAGCCGTCGAAACTCGGGGACGCTTTCGAGCGGGAAATCGAGTCGCTCGTCGCCGATATCGAGTAA
- a CDS encoding DUF6276 family protein, which translates to MECPACRARMVTFPVPLEYREHVPESSDCAALCPECLTLVAANSASDDPRFDRISSAFPDNEAAVPLALAVGLLDSLALHRTALQELLPAVEAAGVDPLLVLDRLDAQGGVQPEFDLSRRRHQLQQLLD; encoded by the coding sequence ATGGAGTGTCCTGCATGCCGAGCGCGGATGGTGACGTTTCCCGTCCCGTTGGAGTATCGCGAACACGTTCCGGAGTCTTCGGACTGTGCGGCGCTGTGTCCCGAGTGTCTGACGCTCGTGGCGGCAAACAGCGCCAGTGACGACCCGCGGTTCGACCGCATCTCCAGTGCCTTTCCCGACAACGAGGCGGCGGTTCCACTGGCGCTGGCGGTCGGATTGCTCGACTCGCTTGCGCTCCACCGGACGGCGCTACAGGAGTTGCTTCCCGCGGTCGAAGCCGCAGGCGTCGACCCGCTTCTCGTTCTCGACCGACTGGACGCACAGGGCGGCGTCCAACCGGAGTTCGACCTCAGCAGGCGCCGGCATCAACTCCAGCAACTGCTGGATTGA
- the prf1 gene encoding peptide chain release factor aRF-1 produces MSESEGDPSDKQKYEFQKVIEELDDYSGSGTQLVSIYIPEDRLISDVVAHVTQEHSEASNIKSKQTRTAVQDALTSIKDRLKYYDVHPPENGMVIFSGAVDAGGGQTDMVTEVLESPPDPIESFRYHCDSHFLTEPLAEMLGDKGLYGLIVLDRREANVGWLKGKRVEPVKSASSLVPGKQRKGGQSAQRFARLRLEAIDNFYQEVAGMADDLFVPKRHEMDGILVGGPSPTKDEFLDGDYLHHELQDSVLGKFDVSYTDESGLYDLVDAAQDVLAETEVMKDKSEMEEFFEQLHDGQKATYGFEATRQNLMMGAVDRLLISEDLRKDVVVYECGGREEFEVVDRKAGTPSHTCEDGTEGEVQEREDVIDHLMDLAEQRGSDAKFISTDFEKGEQLLTAFGGIAGILRYSTGV; encoded by the coding sequence ATGAGCGAAAGCGAGGGGGACCCCTCGGACAAACAGAAATACGAGTTTCAGAAGGTAATCGAGGAACTCGACGACTACTCGGGTTCCGGAACCCAACTCGTCTCCATCTACATCCCCGAAGACAGGCTAATTAGCGACGTGGTCGCCCACGTCACCCAAGAGCACAGCGAAGCGTCCAACATCAAGTCCAAACAGACCCGAACCGCCGTACAGGACGCTCTCACCAGCATCAAGGACCGCCTGAAGTACTACGATGTCCATCCACCGGAAAACGGGATGGTCATCTTTTCGGGAGCCGTCGACGCCGGGGGCGGCCAAACGGATATGGTCACCGAGGTGCTCGAATCGCCGCCGGACCCCATCGAGTCGTTCCGGTATCACTGTGACTCACACTTCCTCACCGAACCGCTTGCGGAGATGCTCGGCGACAAGGGCCTGTACGGCCTCATCGTCCTGGACCGACGGGAGGCAAACGTCGGGTGGCTGAAAGGCAAACGCGTCGAACCCGTCAAGTCAGCCTCCTCGCTGGTGCCGGGGAAGCAGCGAAAAGGTGGCCAGTCCGCCCAGCGATTCGCCCGCCTGCGACTGGAAGCCATCGACAACTTCTATCAGGAAGTCGCCGGCATGGCCGACGACCTCTTCGTTCCCAAGCGCCACGAGATGGACGGCATCCTAGTCGGTGGCCCCTCGCCGACGAAAGACGAGTTCCTCGACGGCGACTACCTGCACCACGAACTGCAGGACAGTGTGTTGGGGAAGTTCGACGTCTCCTACACCGACGAATCCGGGCTGTACGACCTCGTCGACGCCGCCCAGGACGTGCTGGCCGAAACCGAGGTGATGAAGGACAAATCCGAGATGGAGGAGTTCTTCGAGCAACTCCACGACGGCCAGAAGGCCACCTACGGCTTCGAGGCCACCCGACAGAACCTCATGATGGGAGCGGTCGACCGACTGCTCATCAGCGAGGACCTCCGGAAGGACGTGGTCGTCTACGAATGTGGCGGCCGCGAGGAGTTCGAGGTCGTCGACCGAAAAGCGGGGACGCCGAGTCACACCTGCGAGGACGGAACCGAGGGCGAGGTCCAAGAGCGTGAGGACGTCATCGACCACCTGATGGACCTCGCCGAACAGCGCGGGTCGGATGCGAAGTTCATCTCCACCGACTTCGAGAAAGGCGAACAACTGCTCACGGCGTTCGGTGGTATCGCCGGCATTCTCCGCTATTCGACGGGCGTCTAA
- the argS gene encoding arginine--tRNA ligase, translating to MFLAFRESVATALETALAANDYPTDDLGIEEPPEDVEAVFASSVAFRLAEQAEAPPPKVAAELADAIDADDYDYLDRVDVQGPYLNFLPDESYFADTLEAGGDAAFGRLPDRDTSIVVEHTSANPTGPVHVGRARNPIIGDAVANALDYAGYDVDRHYYVNDAGRQMAVFTWAYERFDESDLPEPARDRAEYRMVRYYRKGNAFLEEADPEEVEEAEAEIEAILQGLEAGDEETYERVGEVVDTVLGGMKECLARLPAEFDEFVKETKFMRDGSTDDVIARLKELDGAVYEDDAWQLTFDDIEKNLVFLRADDTSLYTTRDLAHHEWKFDNYDRAVTVLGEDHKLQAEQLSTTLSLLGNDTDRLKNVIYSYVNLPEGKMSTRRGTGVQLDDLLDEAIDRAREEVEDRMDERLRDDDLDEADVERIARQVGIGAVRYDIVSKQPTKGITFEWERALDFEAQSAPYVQYVHARCCGILDEADQLEAVADTSYLTTGAERDLIRSLARFPGVVDAAASDLEPHQVATYTRELADRFNAFYRECPVLTADDDETRAARLALVAASKHAVANALDILGVEAPESM from the coding sequence ATGTTCCTTGCGTTCCGGGAGTCGGTCGCGACGGCGCTGGAGACGGCGCTTGCGGCCAACGACTACCCAACCGACGACCTCGGTATCGAGGAGCCACCGGAAGACGTCGAGGCGGTCTTCGCCTCCAGCGTCGCCTTCCGACTGGCAGAACAGGCCGAAGCACCGCCGCCGAAGGTGGCCGCCGAACTCGCCGACGCCATCGACGCCGACGACTACGACTACCTCGACCGCGTCGACGTTCAGGGGCCGTATCTGAACTTCCTGCCCGACGAGTCGTACTTCGCCGACACGCTGGAGGCCGGCGGGGACGCCGCCTTCGGCCGACTCCCCGACCGCGACACCTCCATCGTCGTCGAACACACCTCCGCGAACCCGACCGGTCCCGTCCACGTCGGGCGCGCGCGCAACCCCATCATCGGCGACGCCGTCGCGAACGCCCTCGATTACGCCGGCTACGACGTCGACCGCCACTACTACGTCAACGACGCCGGCCGACAGATGGCCGTCTTCACGTGGGCCTACGAACGCTTCGACGAGTCGGACCTCCCCGAACCGGCACGGGACCGCGCGGAGTACCGGATGGTTCGCTACTACCGGAAGGGCAACGCCTTCCTCGAGGAGGCCGACCCCGAAGAGGTCGAGGAGGCCGAAGCCGAAATCGAGGCCATCCTTCAGGGACTGGAAGCCGGCGACGAGGAGACCTACGAGCGGGTCGGCGAGGTCGTCGACACCGTCCTCGGCGGGATGAAGGAATGTCTCGCCCGCCTCCCCGCGGAGTTCGACGAGTTCGTCAAGGAGACCAAGTTCATGCGCGACGGCTCGACCGACGACGTCATCGCCCGTCTAAAGGAACTCGACGGCGCCGTCTACGAGGACGACGCCTGGCAACTCACCTTCGACGACATCGAGAAGAACCTCGTCTTCCTCCGAGCCGACGATACCTCGCTGTACACGACCCGCGATTTGGCCCACCACGAGTGGAAGTTCGACAACTACGACCGCGCAGTCACCGTGTTGGGCGAGGACCACAAACTGCAGGCCGAACAGCTCTCGACGACGCTGTCACTTCTCGGCAACGACACCGACCGACTGAAGAACGTCATCTACTCCTACGTCAACCTTCCCGAGGGCAAGATGTCGACCCGTCGCGGCACGGGCGTCCAACTGGACGACCTGCTGGACGAAGCCATCGACCGCGCACGCGAGGAGGTCGAAGACCGCATGGACGAACGCCTCCGCGACGACGACCTCGACGAAGCCGACGTCGAACGCATCGCTCGGCAGGTCGGTATCGGCGCCGTCCGCTACGACATCGTCTCGAAACAGCCGACGAAGGGCATCACCTTCGAGTGGGAGCGCGCCCTGGACTTCGAAGCCCAGTCGGCGCCCTACGTCCAGTACGTTCACGCGCGCTGTTGTGGCATTCTCGATGAGGCCGACCAACTCGAAGCAGTCGCCGACACGTCGTATCTCACCACCGGTGCCGAACGCGACCTCATCCGCTCGCTCGCGCGGTTCCCCGGCGTCGTCGACGCGGCGGCCTCGGACCTCGAACCCCATCAAGTCGCCACGTACACCCGCGAACTCGCCGACCGGTTCAACGCCTTCTATCGGGAGTGTCCCGTCCTCACCGCCGACGACGACGAGACTCGTGCCGCACGACTCGCGCTCGTCGCCGCCTCGAAACACGCCGTCGCCAACGCGCTCGATATCTTGGGTGTGGAAGCGCCCGAATCGATGTAA